The following proteins are encoded in a genomic region of Eulemur rufifrons isolate Redbay chromosome 18, OSU_ERuf_1, whole genome shotgun sequence:
- the HMGB2 gene encoding high mobility group protein B2 has protein sequence MGKGDPNKPRGKMSSYAFFVQTCREEHKKKHPDSSVNFAEFSKKCSERWKTMSAKEKSKFEDMAKSDKARYDREMKNYVPPKGDKKGKKKDPNAPKRPPSAFFLFCSEHRPKIKNEHPGLSIGDTAKKLGEMWSEQSAKDKQPYEQKAAKLKEKYEKDIAAYRAKGKSEAGKKGPGRPTGSKKKNEPEDEEEEEEEEEDEDDDEEEEDEE, from the exons ATGGGCAAAGGAGACCCCAACAAGCCGAGGGGCAAAATGTCCTCCTACGCCTTCTTCGTGCAGACCTGCCGGGAAGAGCACAAGAAGAAACACCCGGACTCTTCCGTGAATTTCGCCGAATTCTCCAAGAAATGTTCGGAGAGATGGAAG ACCATGTCTGCAAAGGAAAAGTCGAAGTTTGAAGATATGGCGAAAAGTGACAAAGCTCGCTATGACAGGGAGATGAAAAATTATGTTCCTCCCAAAGGtgataagaaaggaaagaaaaaggatccCAATGCTCCTAAAAGGCCAcc ATCTGCCTTCTTCCTGTTTTGCTCTGAACATCGCCCAAAGATCAAAAATGAACACCCAGGCCTATCCATTGGGGATACTGCAAAAAAACTGGGTGAAATGTGGTCTGAACAGTCAGCCAAAGATAAACAGCCATATGAACAGAAGGCAGCTAAGCTAAAGGAGAAATATGAAAAG GATATTGCTGCATACCGTGCCAAGGGCAAAAGTGAAGCAGGAAAGAAGGGCCCTGGCAGGCCAACAGGCTCAAAGAAGAAGAATGAACcagaagatgaggaagaagaggaagaggaggaagaagacgaggacgatgatgaggaggaggaagatgaagaataa